In one Leptospiraceae bacterium genomic region, the following are encoded:
- a CDS encoding iron ABC transporter permease: MIIDLQHRSWLLIFIFLSIFLYLAAVIWGSVYISPSEILNILLGKSTDISNTGIIFKVRIPEATTAAFAGAGLSVAGLLMQTLFRNPLAGPSILGISSGASLGVAFFLLYMGGSIQNLSKGFLTLNRGVPLVFFATAGAIGISLVLLAFSSIVKDNVVLLIIGILISNLTLSLVSIWQSFSNPEAIQDYLMWTFGSLGSCRELSLFILCAIIIFGLFLSFLIFKPLNSLLLGEDYSASLGVNIAFLRIGILFITALLTGSITAFCGPIAFVGMISPHIVKTLFSSSDHKLVIPGSIFCGAAILLLCDIASRLPGSYMVLPINSVTALFSAPILIFVLLKKKRFRI, translated from the coding sequence ATGATTATAGATTTGCAACATAGAAGCTGGTTACTTATTTTTATTTTTTTAAGTATCTTTTTGTATTTAGCAGCAGTTATATGGGGTTCTGTTTACATATCTCCTTCTGAAATTTTAAATATTCTCCTGGGTAAATCTACAGACATTTCGAATACAGGAATTATTTTTAAAGTTCGAATACCGGAAGCAACCACAGCAGCTTTTGCAGGGGCCGGTCTTTCTGTTGCCGGTCTTCTCATGCAAACTCTGTTTCGAAACCCTCTGGCCGGTCCCTCGATTCTCGGCATTAGCTCCGGAGCCAGTCTCGGTGTAGCCTTTTTTTTATTATATATGGGTGGAAGTATACAAAATCTCAGTAAAGGTTTTTTAACTTTAAATAGAGGTGTCCCCCTTGTTTTCTTTGCTACAGCCGGCGCCATAGGTATATCTTTAGTACTTTTAGCATTTTCCAGCATAGTCAAAGATAATGTTGTATTACTCATTATAGGTATTCTAATTTCGAATCTAACCCTATCCCTTGTGAGTATCTGGCAATCTTTCAGTAATCCGGAGGCCATTCAGGATTATCTGATGTGGACATTTGGTAGTCTGGGTTCCTGCCGGGAATTAAGTCTATTCATACTCTGTGCTATCATCATATTTGGACTATTTTTAAGTTTCTTAATTTTTAAACCCTTAAATTCTCTACTTTTGGGTGAAGACTATTCTGCGAGCCTCGGAGTAAATATAGCTTTTCTGCGAATAGGCATACTCTTTATAACCGCTCTCTTGACCGGAAGCATCACCGCATTTTGCGGCCCCATTGCTTTTGTTGGAATGATTTCTCCGCATATAGTAAAAACACTGTTTTCCAGTTCGGATCATAAACTGGTAATTCCGGGTAGTATTTTTTGTGGTGCTGCTATATTGTTACTCTGCGATATAGCTTCCAGGCTTCCAGGTTCTTATATGGTTCTTCCCATCAACTCAGTTACGGCACTTTTCTCTGCTCCTATCTTAATTTTTGTGCTCCTGAAAAAAAAGAGGTTTCGTATATGA
- a CDS encoding ABC transporter ATP-binding protein, whose amino-acid sequence MSICYTKKILKTISLNIGYKPSRRKEVSVLKNINLNLYPGELVCLIGSNGAGKSSLIKTILGIHKPLSGKIYLYNKDTTQLSISELSRFCSIVFSSNGNAGHMNVLDLVSMGRYPHTGWFGKLKQEDKNLIDKALEITGISELALRKLDELSDGEKQRAYIARAIAQDTPLLLLDEPTAHIDYPGRILILDLLLRLCRDESKTILFSSHELELAARYANRFFLIDKDQNLIEGTPGEILQSKEFYEVFQLKMVQ is encoded by the coding sequence ATGAGTATATGTTATACAAAGAAAATATTAAAAACCATCTCTTTAAATATTGGCTATAAACCTTCCAGACGTAAAGAAGTCAGTGTATTAAAAAATATAAACTTAAATCTTTATCCGGGTGAACTGGTCTGTCTTATAGGTTCTAACGGAGCCGGCAAGTCAAGCCTGATTAAAACTATATTAGGAATACATAAACCACTTTCGGGAAAAATTTATCTTTATAATAAAGATACAACGCAATTAAGCATTTCAGAACTCTCCCGATTTTGTAGTATCGTTTTTAGTTCAAACGGGAATGCCGGACATATGAATGTTCTGGATTTAGTTTCTATGGGACGGTATCCGCACACAGGTTGGTTTGGAAAACTAAAGCAAGAAGATAAAAATTTAATAGATAAAGCTCTGGAAATTACGGGAATTTCAGAACTCGCCCTTAGAAAACTGGATGAATTAAGTGATGGAGAAAAACAAAGAGCCTATATAGCGAGAGCCATTGCTCAGGACACTCCCCTGCTTCTTTTAGATGAGCCAACCGCCCACATCGATTATCCGGGAAGAATTCTTATTCTGGATTTACTTCTTCGTTTATGCCGGGATGAAAGTAAAACCATATTATTTTCGAGTCACGAATTGGAACTGGCCGCTCGATATGCAAACAGATTTTTCCTGATAGATAAAGACCAAAACTTAATAGAAGGAACACCAGGGGAAATTCTTCAGTCTAAAGAGTTTTACGAAGTGTTTCAACTGAAAATGGTACAATAG